The segment ACCTCTCCAGTTTCactaaaaaaaatactacagtactctCTGTTAGCATGCCCGTCAATTAATCTGCAGTTGGCTGAGCCAGGGCCAGGCAGGCATCGACGCCACAGTATTGGGAAACCCAGCAGCCGAGCGGACCCGTTTCAAGTGGTGAAAAGTTGCTGGCCAAACTGCATGCCTTTAGTGGCTATACTAGGCGTGTGAATGATATATACGGCCGGAGTATATATGTTGCTGAACTGGGAGTAGGAGAGCGGCAGCTTTGAGCTTTGTCGTCGTCAGTCGTCACAATCACATACAAAACTGTGGTTAGCAGAGACACAGGATTTTGTGATTCCTGGTTGTTGGACCGAGATGATAATGATATATGAGTATGACCGAATATCTATCGTGATCGAGTGGGGGAGTTAGGTGGCAGTATCAGCAGCACCAAACTACTATCTTTGTCTAGCTAGTACTCTAGCTAGTCTACGAGTAAAAGGTTGGAAAGCGCCCAAGAAAACTGTGCTCAGGCTTGTTTAGATataccaaaaactcaaaactttataaaatttctcatcatatcgaatcttgcggcacatgcataaaacattaaatatagttaaaaagataactagttacacagtttacctgtaaatcacgagacgaatcttttaagcctagttgctccatgactggataatatttgttaaataaaaacaaaagtgctacagtgtcaaaattcaaaaagtttttgatctaaacaaggcctagtacgTGGACTAGCTAACGCGCGTATGGCGCATCAGcacaatatatatgtatatacatcGATCTGTTTATTGACCAGGGACGACGAACTTTTTGATGAGATACCCGTAACCACGAAGTTACTAAGACGGCCGGCTTAGTTAGTGCAATACAACGTTTCAAAGATCGATCTTCGACACTGCTAGTAGTCAAATTTCAAGACGAATTTGCTAGTATATTACATCATCAATGGATTTGCGGTGTTGCATTGTTTGCATAGATTCGGCATCGACCTCCTGCGTTGTTACGTACATGTGTGGGGGACTCGGGTTTCTTGGTGTGGAACTTCAGCCAGCGACGTCACTCACTGACCGACCTTTTCCCGTTTTTTTTTTCAGGCGTGGACATTAGGCCGTGTTTGATTCCACCACCGCGCATGACACCATGTGCATGGGCCCAACTTTAAGGCCTATTTGAAACTACTCTGTTTCACTAACTCTATTATGGAGcagttttaggccttgtttagttctgaaaagttttcacttttcggtactgtagcactttcgtttgtttgtgacaaatattatctaattatggactaactaggatcaaaaaatttgtcttgtgatttacagctaaactgtataattagtttttgttttcgtctatatttaatgtttcatgcatgtgccacaagattcgatgtgacggggaatcttgaaaactttttggttttcagggtgaagtaaacaaggccttactgtaGAATTTTTGAAGCAAATGTGTTTTGTTTGGCATGCAGCTCTGCTCCACCTTTGGTGACATGAGATTTTGGTGGATGTCCTTCTATACCCTTAGCATATCCATCATCGGCATCTCCATCGCCATATACGTGGTAACACGGACGCCCATGACCCAAGAGGTTCTCCGACTCACTTGGGCTCGCCAGACCCAATGGAGTGCACTGGGTAGCCATCCTTGGTTCTCTTGGAGCACTAAGTTGTGGATTTGGAGGCCATTGTAGGAAGCAAGCAAGTGGAGGTTGTCCTAGGAGGCTGCAAGTGAGTCACAATGGGATCGAGCGTGGCCGAGGGCTAGCACAGCTAGGGTGTCTCTTGCCGGTGGCGGTGGGGTTGAGTGCAGCCAGGGTCCGCTCGCCGGTGGCAGAGAGGCCGAGCGTGGTTGGGGTACCGCTCGCTGCTAGCGGAGGGGGCGAGCACAGCTAGGGTGCCGCTCGCCAGTGGTGGTGGGGTTGAGTGCAACCGAGGTCCGCTCGCCGGTGGCAGAGAGGCCGAGCGTGGCTGGGGTACCGCTCGCTGGAAGCGGAGGGGGCGAGCGCGGCCAGGGTGTCGCTAGCTGGTGGTAGTGGGGCTGAGCGTGGTTGAGGTGCTACtcgtcggtggagcacgatgaGGGCCAGCGCGACCGAGTGCGGTGGGGAAGAAGTGTTGCAGGCGAGTCGCGACTCGCAAGAGGGAAGAACGGGAGAGAAAGaactaaagaaagaaagaaattgTTTTCTTTGTGTAATGAGTGACATTGGTTGGTAATATTTCCACAACTCCACGAGAAGCTTCAAAACCTGATTTTCTAGAGTATCCTTTGAGGTGTTCGAGGAAAAATGTAAAGTTGGTCTTGAACTTCACCTTTTTCTTAGAGCAGAAGTTTAGAAGTTGGAGATGGTTCGGCATAACAAAGTTGGAGCAAGGCTAGAAAATATGGAGCAAAAAAGTGCCAAACAAACTCTTACTactagttctagcacttgccaCGTCACCGGCCTTGGAGCTCGATCGATCAATCCTAGCGAAACTAGCTAGATCAGGAGGGAAGAGGGATCTTTTGAAGCCTAACCACGTGCAGGTGAAGGTTACAAAAACCCACGactcaagttttttttttaatcaaCTCACGCCTCAAGGTTGAAAAGCGAAGAGTAACAAGTTACCAACCACTGTTGGGAGGCAATGCCAGGCACGGACGTCTGTCTATGCCCTGTCTATCTGCATTCTGCAGTGCAGGCCAGCCAGGAGTGGATAGCAAAAGTCCCCCCGGAAAGAATCCCCTGCACTGCAGATATGGTGGGCTCCGAAACCACGTCCGCGCCCGCCCGCCGCTTCTCCCCCATCCGCCGATCGTTTGGGTGCTCTGATGCCGCCTATAAATCCTCGCCCTCCTCTGCATCAGAGGCAACACATCCATCGTCCTCACTCCTCACATCCTCCGGCGGTGCTGACATACTGTATCTGCTTCTTTTCACTAGCCAAGCCAAGTCGGCAACCTCAGAGAGATCCGAGAGATGTCGACGGTGAGCCGTGCATCCCTTGACCAGAAGCTTGCCCTCGCCAAGCGATGCTCGCGAGGTCTGTGTATGGACAAACAAGCCTTCTTGAAGCGCTATGTACTATATGTACACTGACTCTGACTGACGCTTGTTTGTATGTCTGCAGAGGCGACCCTTGCCGGAGCCAAGGCGGCAGCTGTGGCAACTATTGCCTCCGCGATTCCTACTGTGAGTTCCATTCCATCGGGCCCTAAATCTCAGCTCTTTtccatagattaactagacgcATTAACTTATCGTTTTGCTACGGGTTCTTCAGCTAGCGAGTGTGAGGATGCTGCCATGGGCGAAGGCCAACATCAACCCCACCGGCCAGGCCCTCATCATCTCAACGGTTGCCGGGATGGCCTACTTCATCGCCGCCGACAAGAAGATCCTGTCGCTGGCGAGGCGGCACTCGTTTGAGGAAGCTCCTGAACATCTCAGGAACACCTCCTTCCAGGGCACAGGTCGCCCGCACCCGGCTTTCTTCAGGCCATGAGCCTATGAGACATCATCCGTCGACCTACTTCTTCTTCATCGTCGATCAGTACAAGCACCAGACGATGCCGTCGATGTCTGGCTGTCTGAATAATTGAACTGCTAGGCTCTGACGCTAGTAGCGTACTGTAGTAACCATCGTGCGTGTACTAGTAATAGGAGTCTAGTACTATATATCGCGCTGTAATTAGTTTCTACTATTGGTGCTCATTTCAGAATGAATGCAAATTTAATTTCTGTTACCAATGgcaacggatctagtgcaaactcatcttccgtgcaaactatgcaaactcTAATCTAGACCGCAGGATGTTAGTCCAAGGGAGCGCatgagagaggtggaaggaggggTTTGTAAAAGTGTGATTAAGAGCGGGCGGTTAAGTGCAAAATGACCCAATCTCTCCGCgcccttggatcaacatcctgcggtccagattagagtttgcacagtttgcacgtgagatgagtttgcactagatccgttgcCATAATTTTTTTCTGCAACTACAATGTAAATGGCCACTATTTTTTTTGATGAAGATGGTAATATTACAAAAAAAAGGGCACATAAAGTAGGTTAATTGGTAACGgcaacggatctagtgcaaactcatcttcCGTGCAAATtatgcaaactctaatctggaccgcAGGATGTTAATCCAAGGGAGCGCatgagagaggtggaaggagggaTTTGTAAAAGTGTGATTAAGAGCGGGCGGTTAAGTGCAAAATGACCCAATCTCTCCGCGCCTttggatcaacatcctgcggtccagattagagtttgcacagtttgcacgtgagatgagtttgcactagatccgttgcCATATAAGATAATTCCTAAATTTGAACTACATGACCATCACTACCATTTTGACAAATGTCTTCAGAATTCTTGGTctgcgcatgcatgcatgcagcagtGTCAAAGGCCAGTGTCACGCGTGCCGTGGCTCCCATTAGCCTGTCAAACTCATCACGGTAGTGCTTGGCACGGTTGGTgacttgttactcttttcttttCAACCTTTTTTTCTAGTATAGCACGCAGATGCCCAAGCTAGTAGTAGTAACCCCACATGACAGCACGATATATAAATATAATCCCTGGGTCGGGTTTCTCTAACCTTCACCTGCACGTGGTTAGGCTTAATTAAAGGCTAAACAGTAAACCctggttggagtagtttcatgagGATCGATCACCGACCGCGACCTCCAACTCCAAGGCCGGTGAATTGAAGTTAGTCCCATGCACGTGGTGTCAACCGACGCCTGTCTCCATGCCGACCAGGACTCAGGAGTGGATAGGGAAGCGTGGTCCCCTGCAGCTGCAGGTACCATGAACGATCGAGAAGGTGAACGGCAGCAACGGCATCTATCTATCCTGAAAACTGCGTGCAATCCCCTGATCTCCACCGGCCAGTCGGCTGCCACACCACACACATGAGCATGAGCTCCAAAACCATGTCCGCCTTCGCCCGCCGGTTTTTTTCCCCCGTCCGCCGCCGATCGTTTGGGTCCCCTGCTGACGCCTATAAAATCCTCGGCCGGCCTCCCCCCTGCGTTCGGCAACACACACATccatcgtcctcgtcctcgtcctcacaaactccttgtgctttcaGCGTGCGTGCCACTCACTGCTAAAAGAGCTGCTTCTTCTCACTAGCCATCCAGCCTTTGTTTCCTACAATCCTACTGTAACTTTCAAGTCTGCAACCGCAAAGAGCCGAGAGATGTCGACGGTGAGCCGTGCATCCCTTGAACAGAAGCTTGCCCTCGCCAAGCGCTGCTCGCGAGGTACGTACGTGCGCTAGTTTACACATACTGCAAGTAGCTGGCTGGAATCAAACAACAAGCACAGTGTATGTACACTGACCTGACTGACGCTGGATCGTATGCAGAGGCGACCCTTGCCGGAGCCAAGGCGGCAGCTGTGGCAACGATCGCCTCCGCGATTCCCACCGTGAGTTTTCACAACCACAATTTTCAGCTGTTTTTCcatgagatgagatgagatgcaGGCTATAGCTGGCTCACACGCGTAATCGCGAAACTCTACACCTATACGTCTCTAACTGATCGTTTTGCTGCGGTTCTTCAGCTGGCGAGCGTGAGGATGCTGCCATGGGCGAAGGCCAACATCAACCCCACCGGACAGGCACTCATCATCTCCACGGTTGCTGGGATGGCCTACTTCATCGCCGCCGACAAGAAGATCCTGTCGCTGGCGAGGCGGCACTCGTTCGAGAACGCACCGGAGCACCTCAAGAACACCTCCTTCCAGGGCACCGGCAGGCCACACCCGGCCTTCTTCAGGCCATGAGAATGAGAGGAAACATGTGTCGAGTTACACTCGTCAGTACAAGCACCGGAGATGATGCTGTCGATGTCTGAATAAACTGCGAGGCGGACGTACGGTCTCGTAGCGCGCGCACTAATCATCGATGTACTAGTAATAGTATTCTAGTAGTACGTATATACTAGTATATATGCGCTGTAATTACTTTGTGGTACTCAATTTCAGAATGAATGCAAATTTAATTTAtcttccaaattaaccaactttATGTGCTGTTTTCTTGTGAAAAACATCATCTTTACCGTTAGTGGCCATATATATTGCCTTTACATGGGAAAAAAAATACTATCTTACTAGTATCACTAACTATAGAGACTACAGACTAGACAGAGCCTTTACCCTACCCcttcatcataaaataaaaattcaaGGTACAAAATTATCATAAACACCTCTGATCAACAGTGGGGAGCACGTATATATGCAGTCACCAGCAGCAGGCGGCCCACGGAGAGAGACCGAGAGACGCGGCGCGCCACTCCTACAGCAGCACCTTGAACGAGCCTAGCTAATGTTGGATGAATCAACAACCTGACAAACATCGCAGTGAAAGGCAATTCCAAGgtgttgtttagttcgtaaaaaggATTCGTCTATTAAAATACATGTAAATTGTGCGGTTAGTTATTAttgtttatttatatttaatactccgacCATACTTCCAGATCTCGATTGATACAGTTATTAGAAGCAAGCAAGCAGTCTCTCCTTTACTAGCGCAAATTGATCAAGCGTTGGCAAATCAATGCAGTCTCTCTCGGGTGCTACTTCAGTGGATTCCGCGAGCCAGTCCGTTTCGCACCGGCCCAGCGCACCGCCGCGAATGGGCCCAACGATAAGAAAgaaacataggccttgtttagatgcatcaaaaactcaaaactttacaaaattctccatcatatcgaatcttgcggcacatgcaatgaacattaaatataaataaaaaagataactaattacacagtttacctgtaaatcacgacacgaatcttttaagtctagttactctatgattggacaatgtttatcaaataaaaacgaaagtgctacagtgtcaaaatccaaaaagttttttgatctaaacaaggccatagatgCCCAAAGCTCCGTCGTGTCACCCTAttttacttaggccttgtttagttcggaaaacttaagttttcggaactgtagcactttcgtttttatttgataaacattattcgatcatagagtaattaggtttaaaagattcatctcgtgatttacagataaactgtacaattaatttttattttcgtttatatttaatgctccatgcatatgtcgcaagattcgatgtgacggggaatcttaaaaagattttggttttggaatgaactaaacaaggcgttagCTGAAAAGCCTCAATAAAAAAtaatgttcgctgatttattataacttatgaaagaaaaaaaaatactgttAAATAACAGAACTCGAATGAACAGAGCCCGAACGGGCTTTCACACATGGGCCTAATCAACAAATAGGATCAGATGCGCGCGAGCATTGGGATTTGGGACTGACTGCGCTTCCTCGGCAGGCTAGAGAGGAGACCAttaatttttaaaaatttataTAGTTTCATGTCATAAGAtttattttttagttttttatgagaaatactatcataataTGTACATATTTTGTGAAATTATAAGATTTTTTCAAAATCATTAGTCAAAGATTGCAATATTTAACTTAAGATAAATCAAATGTGACACTTAATAAAAAATGGAAGGAATACTGTACAGCAGCACCAGTGTTAGAAAGGGATATAATAGAAACACCATATGTAGACCATGCATGCTAGTTGTGACACTATGCAGAATACGTATACGgtggaataacttataatttgggagggacggatggagtacaattctagtgtattataaaattatctaaAATTAAATTGATAAAATTATCTAAAATTTTGTAATTTTGGCCAAGTTTGTGAAAAAGTAGCATGAATACTTATTACATCACATAAGTACATTATGAAAATACTTATTCGATACTATAAttattgataactttttgtataAATTTGGTCAGACTCAGGACACAGTTTGACTCAGCTCTATTTTATAATTGCATTTTTTTTACAACGGTCATACACATCAACAATGTATATACATATGTATAGATTTCGGATCGTGTAGATGTTACTAATTGTGCAACATTAGATCCTTGCAGGTAGAATTTTGCGCCAGCATGTACACAAGAATGTACTATGTATTTACATACGTGTACTGTAGCACCGTAAAGTATATAGTGGTATGCAGAAATAAAGCTGCTGGACGGGCCATGCCGGCCGGCGGATCGGATCTACGCATGGAGTTTGTGGGGGTGTAGCCATGGAATGGAAACCTCGCCTTGTGGGGGGCCAGCTAGCTAGCCGGGGAGCGATCGAGCTACAAGAGCTTGTAGCTAGCGAACTAGCTAGGCGGCGTTGCCGAGGTTCTCGAAGCTCCAATCCCGGCGCATGCCGACGCTGCGCCGGAGCCGGGGGCCCTGGATGAGCTGCGACACCTTCAACTCATCCACCGTCGACTTGCACTTGCGCACCATCTTCTTGTTATtactcctcctgctgctgctattGCTGTCGCTCCTCATCGTGGTCGTCGTCATCGCGGCggcgctgtcgtcgtcgtcctgcTTGTCGTCCTTGCCGTTATTGGAATCATGGTCATCGCCATCatcctcttcttcgtcgtcgtcgtcgacggttGCTAGCGTCCGCAGCGGCGCGTACCGCGGCTGCGCGAGCCCGTCGGAAGCCACGCCACGCTGCAGCGCCGTGCAGCAGGTGGCCGTCTGCGGCTGCGGGACGTCGTAGGGGTCCACCGCGTCCACGTctccggcgacgacgacgacggccccCCGGCGGGGCACTTGCAGGCTGGTCAGGTGCGACGGTAGGTTGCTCATCCTTCGATGTGATATAGTCAGTAataatcttcttattgttcaCTGCTCTCTCCGAGATGTTTTAATCcggatgcatatgatatgatcgATGCAAGCATGGCACCGTACCAGAGATGATACAGGAGGCCAGGCTAATTTTGGATGAACTCCTTTTATTGGCATCATATCCCACCAAAAGTGCTAGATCTCAAATAGACATCCTTAAAATAGCTTAGGTATGCTGTTTTCAATGCAATTCAGGTGATATGTgctatgaaaaaaaaacaaagtatAAATACAATTTGACCCATTTTTTAAACGTGCAATGGCTTTTGCACTTTTGTCGTCATACATGCACGTGTAATCATCATTTCCACTAAAAATGCTTGCAACTTCTAGAGCCCCTTTATATTTTTGTTCAAATTGATATGAATAGAAGTTTTAGTAAAAAATTATTCTCcaacattttttttaatttgaattCGCTAGCAAAAGATAGAGAACAGAAATGACTTTCTAAATTATCGTGCACAAGTTATCAGAGGATGAAAGAACACTTTTATTCAATTGGCCTTTTAAGAGCAACTTTAAGAGACTCCTATATCCTTTTTTATTCAATATAAATAGAGGTTCtggtgaaaaaaaaatattcttcAACGGcttctctaattgtgtttctaaatATTATCATTCTTATTTTTAATTTCTCACTAGCcaaaaatagagagtagagaTGACTCTTTAAAGTATGCATGAGATATAAAAAAGTTAGTGAAGGATGAAGAATCAATTTTATTTATATAGCTTTTAAATGATGATTTACAAAATGTTTTAAAAAACTCTTGAAGGTGCTCTAAATGATGATatagaaaatgattttaaaaaaacacttggagatgctctaaataaTGATTTCGAGAGTTGGTTTTAAAAGTACTCCTGCAGATGCTCTTAAAATTAGTAGGAAACATAATAGCTTCATCCCACTGACAATCCTGCCCGTTCCTTGCTTGCTCAGCGTCCATCGCCGCCGTACATCATATCAGGCTGCGCGTCCCGCGCTCGCGCCGCAGCCGCCGCCTCTCTCGCCGCTATCCCGTCTTGCCGGGGCCGCCGCAGCCCAGCCTGGTGCCCTCCGAGCTAGGCTTCGGCGGCCGCATCCAACTTCCCCCTCCCGTAGATAAGCCTAGCAATCAGTCGAGCGGCGCGGGACGCGGTGGCGGGGGAGACCACGTGCGAGGCtgcgacggcgaggagctgcccTGTCCAGCGGGGCTGTGCCTGTGCGCGAGGCGAGTCAAGCGGCACAGGGCACGGCGGCGGCCAACACGTTCGAGGCGCGGGCAGGTAATGCCCGTCCTCTTCCCAAGTGGCCAAGTCTACAGTCGCCGTCATggccgtcgccgtcgacgtcCCCTCCTGCATCCAGCTCCTCCGCTCCTGCAGCGCGGCCGCTGGCCGGCAGCTCCACCAGCTCCTCCTCAAATCTGGCCACGTCCCCTCCTCCCTCCCACCCACCAACTCCGTCCTCCTCATGTACGTGCGCGGCTCTCCGCTTTACTCCCGTGACGCCCACCGCCTGTTCGACGAAATGCCCACGAAGAACTGCTTCTCGTACAACTCCCTCATCACCGCCCTCTTTAAGTCCGGAGACCACCGCGCGGCGCTCCGCGTGTTCCGCTCCATGCCTGACAGGAA is part of the Sorghum bicolor cultivar BTx623 chromosome 10, Sorghum_bicolor_NCBIv3, whole genome shotgun sequence genome and harbors:
- the LOC8068758 gene encoding early nodulin-93 gives rise to the protein MSTVSRASLDQKLALAKRCSREATLAGAKAAAVATIASAIPTLASVRMLPWAKANINPTGQALIISTVAGMAYFIAADKKILSLARRHSFEEAPEHLRNTSFQGTGRPHPAFFRP
- the LOC8070713 gene encoding early nodulin-93, whose amino-acid sequence is MSTVSRASLEQKLALAKRCSREATLAGAKAAAVATIASAIPTLASVRMLPWAKANINPTGQALIISTVAGMAYFIAADKKILSLARRHSFENAPEHLKNTSFQGTGRPHPAFFRP
- the LOC110431057 gene encoding probable ribosome production factor 1 — translated: MSNLPSHLTSLQVPRRGAVVVVAGDVDAVDPYDVPQPQTATCCTALQRGVASDGLAQPRYAPLRTLATVDDDDEEEDDGDDHDSNNGKDDKQDDDDSAAAMTTTTMRSDSNSSSRRSNNKKMVRKCKSTVDELKVSQLIQGPRLRRSVGMRRDWSFENLGNAA